The Astyanax mexicanus isolate ESR-SI-001 chromosome 24, AstMex3_surface, whole genome shotgun sequence genome has a segment encoding these proteins:
- the her2 gene encoding hairy-related 2, with product MKTLKMEAMATSTFKHRNEKLKLRKPAVEKLRRDRINSSIEKLKLLLKDQLKSKQPSSKLEKADILEMAVTYLKSKTQEQSYTDGFARCLEETARFLSAHNQLTAEKPALVKNNTGAQTPESCVKTVPVGEKIISGVPQCTLDNAQLWRPW from the exons ATGAAGACTTTAAAGATGGAAGCAATGGCAACCagcacttttaaacacagaaatGAGAAGCTTAAA TTAAGAAAACCAGCTGTGGAGAAACTGCGCAGAGACCGCATCAACAGCAGCATCGAGAAGCTCAAGCTTCTTCTGAAAGACCAGCTTAAATCCAAGCAGCCGAGCTCCAAACTGGAGAAGGCTGACATCCTGGAGATGGCCGTGACCTACCTGAAAAGCAAGACGCAGGAACAGAGCTACACAGATGGCTTCGCCCGGTGTTTGGAGGAGACCGCCCGCTTCCTCTCAGCTCACAACCAGCTAACAGCAGAAAAACCTGCTTTAGTGAAGAACAACACTGGAGCACAGACGCCTGAATCCTGTGTAAAGACTGTTCCTGTGGGTGAGAAGATCATCTCCGGTGTTCCTCAGTGCACGCTGGACAACGCACAGCTTTGGAGACCCTGGTGA
- the aldh4a1 gene encoding delta-1-pyrroline-5-carboxylate dehydrogenase, mitochondrial yields the protein MLRVRAALCQSWRGFKTFPCAAVEVKNEPILGFREGSKERAELEKALQDLKGKTEEIPCVVGDEQVWTKDIRYQLSPFNHSHKVAKFCYADKDLLNKAILASVAARREWDLKPVADRAQILFKAADAISGPRRAEVLAKTMIGQGKTVVQAEIDAAAELIDFFRFNAKHAIELEQQQPLDSDGSTNTMLYRGLEGFVAAVAPFNFTAIGGNLAGTPALMGNVVLWKPSDTAMSASYAVYKILRESGLPPNIIQFVPADGPVFGDTVTSSEHLAGINFTGSVPTFKRLWKQVGQNLDIYRNFPRVAGECGGKNFHFVHKSADVHSVATGTIRSAFEYGGQKCSACSRMYVPDSLWPQIKQELLDIHKQIKLGDPVEDFGTFFSAVIDEKSFSRIKGWLNHAKTSPSLTVIAGGNCDDKKGYYVEPTIIETKDPKDKIMNEEIFGPVLTVYVYPENDYKKVLSLIDSTSPYALTGAVFAKDKSVVDEAAKVLRNAAGNYYVNDKSTGSIVAQQPFGGARASGTNDKPGGPHYVLRWTSPQVVKETHVPLTDWKYPYMG from the exons ATGCTGCGGGTGAGGGCGGCGCTGTGTCAGTCTTGGAGGGG GTTCAAAACCTTCCCCTGTGCAGCTGTGGAGGTTAAAAATGAGCCAATACTGGGGTTCAGAGAGGGGAGTAAAGAGAGAGCAGAGCTGGAGAAG GCCCTACAAGACCTAAAAGGAAAGACAGAGGAGATTCCATGTGTGGTTGGAGATGAACAAGTGTGGACCAAAGATATCAGATACCAGCTGTCT CCCTTCAACCACTCGCACAAGGTGGCCAAGTTCTGTTATGCTGATAAG GATCTCCTGAATAAAGCTATCCTGGCCTCTGTAGCGGCGAGGAGAGAATGGGACCTGAAGCCAGTGGCAGATCGAGCTCAGATCCTCTTCAAGGCTGCTGATGCAATCAGTGGACCTAGGAGAGCTGAGGTTCTGGCCAAGACGATGATCGGCCAG GGTAAGACTGTGGTGCAGGCGGAGATCGATGCTGCAGCGGAGCTCATTGACTTTTTCAGGTTTAACGCCAAGCACGCCATcgagctggagcagcagcagccgctGGACAGCGATGGCAGCACCAACACAATGCTGTACCGTGGACTGGAG GGTTTTGTCGCTGCGGTTGCTCCATTCAATTTCACTGCTATTGGTGGAAATCTGGCTGGCACACCAGCATTAATG GGTAACGTGGTTCTCTGGAAACCCAGTGACACAGCCATGTCTGCTAGCTACGCAGTCTACAAGATCCTGCGGGAGTCTGGCCTGCCGCCCAACATTATCCAGTTTGTCCCGGCTGACGGTCCAGTTTTTGGAGACACAGTCACCTCCTCTGAGCATTTAGCTGGAATCAACTTCACCGGCAGTGTCCC GACATTTAAGCGTTTGTGGAAACAGGTGGGGCAGAATCTTGATATCTACAGAAATTTCCCTCGTGTTGCAGGAG AATGTGGCGGCAAGAACTTCCACTTTGTGCACAAGTCTGCAGACGTTCACAGTGTGGCGACGGGCACGATCAGGTCAGCGTTCGAGTACGGTGGGCAGAAGTGCTCGGCCTGCTCCAGGATGTACGTCCCGGACTCGCTCTGGCCTCAGATCAAGCAGGAGCTGCTGGACATTCACAAACAGATTAAATTAGGAGAC ccAGTTGAAGATTTTGGAACGTTCTTCTCAGCAGTTATAGACGAGAAG TCCTTTTCCAGGATAAAGGGCTGGCTCAATCATGCCAAGACCTCCCCGAGTCTGACCGTGATCGCTGGTGGAAACTGTGATGATAAAAAGGGATACTATGTTGAGCCCACCATTATTGAAACCAAAGATCCGAAAGATAAAATAATGAATGAG GAGATCTTTGGGCCAGTTCTGACAGTTTACGTCTATCCTGAGAATGATTACAAGAAAGTGCTGAGTTTGATTGACAGCACCTCTCCATACGCTCTGACAGGGGCTGTCTTTGCCAAAGATAA GTCTGTTGTGGACGAGGCTGCAAAGGTACTGAGGAACGCAGCAGGAAATTACTACGTTAATGACAAATCCACAGGCTCTATTGTTGCCCAGCAGCCGTTTGGAGGCGCCAGGGCATCAG GTACCAATGACAAACCTGGAGGACCGCACTACGTCCTCAGGTGGACTTCGCCGCAGGTCGTTAAGGAGACACACGTTCCTCTGACAGACTGGAAATATCCCTACATGGGTTGA